TCACCATAACTGATGAGataaaagcagaggcagagactcgCATCAGAccactgggctgagttcccaaagtccagtccaAGAGTGACACTGGAGTGggaatgtgagcaaagaggtcaagaccatgatggggatacccactgagacatcttaccagagctaatgggagctcaccaactccagctggacagggaagaatGGATCCTTCTAACTAGGACCAAAGtagaccctctaaatgtgggtaatggttgtatggctggggcaaacTTGGAGGTGTAGGACCAGaacttatccctactgcttattctgactttttggaacccattttctttgaatggataccttgcttagcccaGATATaggagggagggacttggtccttacacaaagcaatgtgccttacactctctaagaagtggatgggggtggggtgggggaaaggtggagaggacgggaggatgggagggagtgggaactgggattggtatgtaaaatgaaaaaaaagttgtttttgttctaaaaataaaattaaattaaaaaaagaaatttaaaaaatgtaatgaggCTCAAACCACAAGAGGGCAGTAGAGACTCGTGGAAAACTGAGGTCTTGGGTGTTGTTGCTGGAACTGCTTCTCTCCTAGAGTCTTCAGATCTTGGTATCCTTGACCAAGAACGTTAATTTTCGCCATATTTAAAATAGTAGGgtcactgggcatggtgggggTATGCcgttaatcccagaactcaggaggcaaaggcaggaggagctctttggcttcaaggccagcctggtttatgtaacaagtttcaggacatccagggttatatagagagatcctatctcaaaataaaacaactacaaaaaacaaaagaaggaaggaaggaaggaaggaaggaaggaaggaaggaaggaaggaaggaaggaaggaaggaaggaaggaaggaaggaagaaaaaaatattaatgacaCCTTGATGGCTGGCTCCAACATCAGAACATCAACCCAGCATATAACCTGTAATAAACTACAACACCAGCAATGAGGCAGGGTGAAGGATTGGGAGCTGATGAGGAGAGCTATGTAGGCCTCTTCTCCATCCTAAATATTGATACAAAGGGGGTGATTGGCTATATCACTCAGTCATAGACCATGAGAAAGACCTGAAATGACAGAacagggaaaacagaaaacatggcAGAGCCTCTCCTAAATCATCCTGTTAGATATTggtccttccttctgttcctcactcactcactctgctTGACCTCACAGAATAAGCAATGAGCAGCTCCTCGTAAGATGTGGGAAGACATGGACATGGACTAGAACATTTTCTGTATCCTGACTACAGACATTTTGGGGCCTGACATCACATAGGCTATTCCATATGAAAGAACCCACAAAAGAATAATCCAGGCCTGTCCACCAGCCTTCTCTGGACCACATTAACGGCCTAGTGAGATGGTACTACTCCAGAGGAGATATATTCCTGCAGTCACCACAGGCCTGAACTCAGCAGAAAATCAGGATAAATCACCATGCCCAGTGAAAAAAAACATGCATCACCTTGAGAGAACACCCACCATTGATGGGGCTCAGTCAGTACCCAGTAATCAGGAACAACTCAGTGGTCTACCAGTAAGACTGTATCCAGTCATTCATGGTGTCTGGTAAGGCTAAAGCTCCTGAAATCTGGGGTTTAAGGATAGATGAGATCTGTGCTGAAGGAGGTGGGAAAAGGGAGCATTAGGATTAGAAGACAGcaggggaagttgaggcagggaaAAGAAGTTAGGGTTAGAGTCCAGAGACCTAGAAACAAACCTGAGGTCACTCCTGGGACTGGGTCAGAAGTGTGGGGGACATCTTCACTGGTCACTTTCAGCTCCAGAGTCTCACTGCGTTGGGACCACATAGACTCTTTTTGATAGAGACACTGATAAGATCCAGCAGTGTCTTCATTTACTGGGCCAATCTGGAATATAGCCTGTTTTTTATAAGGCAAAACATTCTCCACATCCATTATACTTGTGCTTCTCTTCTCCAGGCGGAATGTATCATATTCACTAGGGCTTGTGCACACAAACTTTACAGAATGTCCTTGGGGAATCTCAAGGCCTGGATCAGCCAAAATGGAAGGACTCGGCAGAGattctaggagagagagagagagagagcaggaatcTCACTGCACACAGTGAGGACATTGTTTTAACACAAAACCAATTGAGACACACCATTTTGTACTCTTACCAAATTTAGAGTTCTCCATGATCAAAGTGAAGCTTTATAACATCCCCCACTTTCAACATGCATATGAATGCCCACCACATGACATTAAGGAACCCAAGTCTGAGCATGTGGTGGGTCTAGCAACGATCCATCCAAAGAAATGTCAGAACATCACAGACTGGACTTGTCTACTACAGAGCCCACTTGCCTCCCTGGGAACTGCCTTATTCTAAGGACCTGTGCTTTTTTGCCTTTATCTCCACCTTCTTTCTAGGGTGTTATTGGGGCTTTAAAATCTCACCTGCTTCAAACTGTCTAAATGTAAGGGCATCCCCATAAAAATCACAGATAATTATACTTATGTCAAGAGACAAATTTAAAACGCTCAACTTACCATGTTCAAGGTGATGTCTTGTACCTTGTGGAACAGATGGATCAAATCAATCAATATGGATAAACTCACAAACTTACCTTTTTGTGACAAATTTATGGATGTATAGTTGCTAGCCATGCTGTGTAATTGACTTCCTGCCCTTATCCATGTGTAATGAGATTTTGTGCCCTTAGACAAACAGTTCCTAATCCTATCTCCTTTCTTCActtattcttcatatatttttaatatcttgttCATCTTCTAGGGATGCCTCCCATGTTTCTATGGTTTcacacatacaagaaacacagtATCTTCCATTTGAAAGCAAATTATGGGAGGGAGGACTGATTTGAGAGAATAATTGTCTGAGATGGTGGCAGAAAGATTATGATGAATGTAAGGGGTGAGCATAGGAATCTCAAGAGACAGGTGAGATCAGAGGTGTACTCCCTGAAGTGACACAGAAGAGACACTTGCACTGAAACCTGAGAGACAGAATACAAATATATACCATTGTTATTTGTTGATTAAAAACACTTTtaaccaacaaaaaaacaaaaacaacaataaaacaacaaaggaaAGCAGGTGGCAAAAGGAAGAGGTGAAGTCTGCATATTTGGGAGTGTTTATGATGACAGGGGATATTCAAGGATCTCCTCCAGGTCTCCCAGGTGCACATGATCCTCTCCAAAGCCGAACTGAAGACATGACTCACCGTGCTGAGTATTAATTATCCATCCCAGGCACAGCACTAAAAGAGAAAACCCATTAAGAAAAACCTCACCACATGGCTTGTTTAGCAATGAGAATCTAGGAAGGACTAGATATTGGTGGGAACACCCAGCCTCTCATGATTACCCAGTCATTCCTCTTCCATATTAATGTGATGTGGGATgactctctgtatgctgtgaataccattggttaataaagaaactgttttgggcctgcacagggcagagtagaggtaggcagagaaaattaaactgaatgctgtgagaaggaagatagagtcaggagatgccatgaagctgccagaaGGGAAAGGCATGAgctgctagctggaaccttgctggtaggccacaaacctcatggtaaaatataaaataatagagaaggtttaatttaatatgtaagagcttgctagaaatATGCTATAATGATtgactaagcagtgatttaaataacacagcttctgtgtggttattccagcagtctgggtggctgggaaacaaacaagcaacctcttaCAACAAATTGGTACACCAACTTGGTCAACTATTTACATATAAAACCTGGGAAAGCTTAGAAAAAAATcctagacatacacacacacacacacaaaaaaaaacaaaaaaacaaaaaaaaaaacaaaaaaaaacacagtttcaTGTAACTTCTTGTTCTGTTTGCtaaaagcaagcagaggcatgagtggggatagggggagggaagtggggggagggcaatatttgggaggaggggagggaaatgggaaatggggagcaggtggaaattttaattaaaaaagaataaaaataaataaataagtaaaaaaaaaaaaagagagaggtcttcctgattaagcagcagcaaaataaaaaacccttcagtttcaaaacagcagtttcctggttcaccagcacaaatggctctgactctttcaagagGTTCAGCTATGAAGCATTTCAATGGtgtctgtgagcagagtgctacagctggcttaatggtaacatagacctgctgtgtgcctaaaaatggggctgtgagcatgactctcagaggcagcaaacatgtctccaccatgttggactgggagagcaagcaggcagggccatatTGGCCCTAGCCACACCAACTTAGCATTTAAAGAAGCAGTTATGATCAGAAAacaattacagatatacaataaagacagattcagatgaaaaaagacctctaaatgggttaaattgttttttttaaaatgtacgtaggcttgtaagaaagaagaaaaagaacatagtaagttataaaaaagtaaattatttaaaaaataaaacaaagtctttaaaaagacaaagtaaacttgtagaaaaagtaatagaataagaaaaatagccatgtaaagatggaatacacacagaaagtctggattatgtatattattgtgttttccttaCATTTTTTGGCTGTGATGCAGTTACATACAGAGAGAcgtttcattgtatggactgctaagctaagtcaaatatatattttaaaggtatcctgacttcagaatttgggtctaaagatttgttgcttttgtttccacagaagatgagaacctgtagatcaattccagactaatgttgtttgatggaccaagagcccctgaaaggttgccataaacacccccaaaatacttcgcccaacaaaaagcagaaagcagtttggagagatctatgcccaaattcccaaatattgtttataaatgtttgtttacatttaaatgggatatgctatagatatgaataatttgctttggtatggatcttgatctattgataaaaatttaaggtcgattttgttatatttgctcttgattaaggtattgtgtttgtgcagctcattttaaaatgtaatgtataattaaggaacataggttaatagaaagtcatctataataatcaagtaTAAACATGTtagctaggttttctagatgtacagagatatatttcagatagacaggTATTTTTCAATCACTTCAAagagctacagaatatggcatttagacTTTCCATGACAACGAGACACATCTATtcatggcagcaccaattacttcaagaggctGATGGGAATCAAAGAAGccccttatggagttggttatccatttggacaagaaactgttcttgcctggactgatttATGTTATGTTGTATTaactgggcatgcaggacccaAGAGAAATGACCTCTAAACTTGACTAAAGATGAGATTTCTTTCAGGGttactgcttcataaaagagtctacaagacattctgcagaacacagaagaaagtgactgacaaactgacaatataggcagaactgtctttgaaatttcctgcttcatggaaaagtctgctggatactatgggcctctaGGCTAAAAATTGGATGCCCCAataatacaaaagaactttgtgtgaatgtccaggcagcaagatgtctctgtcaattctagagttttagaagtttctcataatgcacttcctgttatccttttgttgcttttgatggagttgaagaatagatagttatagttatagctttccttggttattataaaagataaagtagatacaaatattgtaactataattcttgtttgatacctgttttgtacatgtaattttactatgttaaaattaaaaccttccattttatttaaacaaaaaaggatagGTGATGTGGAATTACCCTCTGTGtggtgtgaataccattggttaataaagaaactattttgggcctgcacagggcagaatagaggtaggtggggaaaactatacttaatgcttggagaaagaaggcagagacaggagacaccatgtagctaccagGGAGGAAAGACATAAGCtactagctggaaccttgctgttaggccatgagcctcatggtaaaatataaaataatagaaatgggttaatttagtatgcaagagcttgctaggaatatgctgtagtgattggccaagcagtgatttataatacagtttctgtgtggttatttcagagtaTAGTCCTCCTTCTTCTTGTGAAAGAACTCTTAAATATCCCCAAGGTAGAGAAAGAGACTTGACATCCCAGCTACTCAACTGAGTTACATATTCAAGTATTacttgggctacaaagtgagttcaaagtcagcctgaaaatcttagtgagatcatgtctcaaaaccaaaagtaaaatgGGGTTAGTTCAAAGCCTAGCCCAGTTGTTTACCTCCTCTGGCAGATGACAGGAGCAAATACAGAGACCAATAGCCAAACACTAGGTGGAGCTCAAAGAACCCGCAAGGAGAAGAAGGATTTCAGGAGTCTGAAGGGTTGAGGACACCAAAAGAatatggcccacagaatcaactaaacagggCTCATAGGGCCTTAAaaagactgaagcagaagtctcagaacctgcatgggtctgcctaggccctctgtatatgCATTACAGTTGCTTGTCTTGGGGgttttgtggaactcctaacagtaggagcTGATGTGCCTCTGACTCTCTTGCCTGCCCTTAGGACTCTTTACTCCTACCAGGTTGTCTTGTcaagccttgatatgagggtttgctCCTAGTTTTATTGCATCTTGTCGTGccatatttggttgatatccctgtgagaactgctcttttctaaagagaCACTGGGGAAGACAGGATaggtggggggaaatgggagcgATGGAAGGAGGAAACTTCTGTCAGGATGTACTGTATGAGAggctcataaaataaatgaaaaaaaatgagaaaaagtaaaATGAGGGCTGAGATGTATGGGAGAAAGGTTCATAAGGtcttagctgaggagctattgaaaGTTGGTGGCTTCTGGAGAAGGAAGAGTCAATTTTCTCTAAGGGTGTGACCAGGGTCCAGCAGATAGCCCCATTTATGAGCAGCACAAACTACATTCACTGgattattctttgtaaaaaggaGACACAAAGTAGAGAGGGAGATGGAATTGGCATGGTGTTACAGGCAAGAATGgggatggatatgatcaaaacatactgCATGCAcctataaaattatcaaaaagatattttaaatatatgtaatagCATAAATATATTCTTCATTATGCCCATGGATGGATAAATGCATCCCTCACCCTTCATCTGAGAAGCTTTTATTTGCAATTAATGGAgattaacacagagacacataactAACCAAAGGGTAGAGACTACGTTGCAGAATGCTTAACCTTAAAGGGAGCATGCACATCATACATCTCCTCCTCCCAAGACTCAGAAGTCGTTTAGGAAGAGGTAGTGGAAAAAGCACAAATTCCCGAAGCAGAAGATGACTCCAGCGACTACAGGGTGTCCTGAACACAGAGGGCAGCTGCACATATTAACTcatagcatgcacaagacctgtgtaaaaccaagccagacaaaatcccagaactgaaagaaaatttaGGCAAATTCTCCCTGTTTTAGCCTTGGAGCTAATGGTAATTCCTGGCTGCTGGAA
This genomic window from Chionomys nivalis chromosome 2, mChiNiv1.1, whole genome shotgun sequence contains:
- the LOC130869995 gene encoding leukocyte-associated immunoglobulin-like receptor 1 isoform X3; the encoded protein is MSLHSATVMALVLCLGWIINTQHGTRHHLEHESLPSPSILADPGLEIPQGHSVKFVCTSPSEYDTFRLEKRSTSIMDVENVLPYKKQAIFQIGPVNEDTAGSYQCLYQKESMWSQRSETLELKVTSEDVPHTSDPVPGVTSDTSWLKTNNIYILIGVTVVFLLCLLLFLLFCFHSHRQKKQGIVTDDLLPEDKRTETLIPDAGGLQEVTYAQLDHHALTQRTAGDVTPQSRETKTESSTYAAIIRR